In Lolium rigidum isolate FL_2022 chromosome 7, APGP_CSIRO_Lrig_0.1, whole genome shotgun sequence, the DNA window CAACCTGATTGCAACCACTAAACCAAATCGCCAAAGCTGACACGCAGCACACTCGGTGACGAGGGATCTATCAATCGGTAATCACGCCCTCTGCTTATGTTAGTAGTTGATGCGTCCCGCATTGTCGCCGGTCCGGTCCTTGTCACACCAACCACCACATCACAGACAGCATTTTTAGTAGCCACATGGGCAACAAGACATGCGTCCGGATATGCGGATGGCGTTTAGGATAAGTGCGCTCCTCGTTGCTAGTACTAGCTAGGCTACTAGCGAGTACAATACACTCCTGAGCGCCATCAGGTTGGTAACTTGGCGCTAGTTTACTAATCTAACTTAGAAGGTGGTGTCTTGGATCTAGGTGTATACAAATCTATTATAAAAATGCCTGCAAAATTCCGGGAAAAAAGGTGTATATGAATTCGCATATATTATGTTCACGGACAAAAGTTTCGGGACGAACGAACAATTTTTGTGGCATGTACAAAAATGACAAGGAAAATATCATGTGAATACTCATATTGGAGCATCAAGAATCATCTCTTTATACGACCTGCAAAAATATTCTTTCTTTCGGAAACTTTGTGTACAAACATACAATGACTAGGTGTACACACCATTTTTGTtttgcaattttttatttacattttaaaatatgtttttcaGGCAATGAGTTCATATACACCTAGGAGCGAAAGTGAATTTCCGCCTTATTCCTCCCTTTCTGAACTGAAATATGTTAGTGTACAATTTAATAGTTAAAATCAAACTTCATAAAGTCTGAGGAACTGGGAGTGGGCAAATGAAGGCCGAGCTATATATATCACTTTGTTTTTATAAAATTTGAGaatcatattttgaaatattAAAATAAAAATCATTTTTTTTGTAGCCACTGATCTATCCTATAAGACTAGAAAATACTGATGCGACATTTTTTATACTCTAGCTATAGAAAAATGGCAAAATCTAACAAGATTCATATGACCTTTCCATATATTTATAAATATacacatttgttatttttgtgtagcataGAATATATTGAATTTCACATTGACTTTTGGCACGTCTGCTCCATACATCTGTAGCTACATCTaggatatattttcatattattttTGAACTTTAAACGAAGATTTTTGTTTTTTAAAGTGGAGAGCTACGTGTTGCTCGACCTTCATTTGTAGTTTCTGCTAGCAacctttaatttaagaattaTCAACTACAATATTAAATGTATATAGTATGAAAATACATTTATCATCAGTCTACTAGTATTTATTTGATATTATGTAAGTTTACATTTTTTGCTATATACTTAGGGAATCGTTAATTTTCAGTTAACTTAGTGCTATGTCAATAGCGCGATTCGTGCATCCTATAAACTGAAAAtagagttgcaactaagatttttcgATTGCAAATCATGTTTCAACTGGAACTTTTAAATTGCAAGTTAAATTTAACTAAGATTTTTTTAATTACGAGTCGGGTTGCAATCAAGATTAAAAAATATACAATTTATATGGTATAAAATTGTAGGATTAGATCATATCCATGTGGATTCATACTATATAAAGTTTTACTATTTTAAGCTTAAGTTATATCTACTTCCTCCGGCTATTGAAAGCTAAAGCCAGAGTATGATATTTTGGGAGAGATAGAGTACATTGTATTGCATACTTTTGGAAATATCTTACATAGCATTGGTACGCAACCAAGAACAGTCATCCGATCAGTTCTTCCCTTGTCGTATCCACGGCGGTATTTCACGAGGCGGTGGCCGGGATCTTCGTGCACTCCGGCGCGCGAATATCCCCATGCAATCGGCGTGGACCCTTATCCCGGTGAGCGGTGACACTGACGTGGCCTCCTCCCGGGCGATATTTTTATAAgctccgccaccgccgtgtgGAGCTCAGCCATTCGCTCCCCGGACATCGCAAGGCACTCCACTTCCCACTTCCTGTGCATACCTCGTGCTGCACTGCTGTTTTCTTGTTCCTGGCACACGCCGCATCTTGGATTCTTGGTTGGACAGCACTTCGCTTGATCTCGGTTCAGTTGGATTGGTTTGGTTGCTTTCTCGGCGATGGAGAGCTGCAGCCTGGTCGACTCGGCCGCCGCCACTCTGTGCTCGTCGACGGCGCGCGGGCGCCGCCGTGGCAGCGCCGGAAGCTGCGCCACCAGGTTCTTGAACAGCTCCAGCTCATCCAAAGGTTCGCACTCCTATCAATCACTCCGTCGGTCATCACCTATGTGCGCCATTTCAGTCTGATTCGCGTGGGCTCACTGTGTTTTCTTGCTCTTCAGAGCATGGGGTGAGCGCGTCCTACTCCATCGGCAAGATGCTGAGCGGGGTGAGGTCGGCGGCGCGGAGGAAGCTGTTCAGGAGCGAGCACGAGTGGCTGGGCGGGAGCTGGTCCGAGTTCACCAGCGGCGACGCCGGCAGCAGCCACTGGTGGACCACGCTGGAGAACAACTTCGTGCTGGAGGCCTCGGAGGACCAGTACGGCGGGGTCCTCGTCGACGCCGACCGGCTGCCGTCCGACCAGGCCGCCTTCGCCCGGTCACTCGCAGCGTCCCTCTCCTACTGGAAGTCCGTGGTACGTATACATCCATGGATCGAGAAATGGGGGTCCGAGATCGCGTAGCTAGGAGATATTTCAGCTCAGTAATTTACAGCGTGTTCACTGCAGTACCGGATGAATAACAAGGTCAGTAGTTTAAGTTATTTACATGTGGGTTGATTTTTGATGCAGGGAAAGAAAGGGGTGTGGCTCAAGTTGCCAGTGGATCGGTCTGAATTTGTTCCGATTGCAGTGAAGGTACGAATCGTCGGCTGTGCTCTCCTGAAACCGGCATGAAATTCAGTACTTCACTTACTGATGGCATTTTCTAAATCTGTCTGCAGGAAGGATTCAAGTACCACCACGCAGAGGAGGCGTACCTGATGCTGACATACTGGATCCCTGAGGAGCCATCTCTGCTTCCGGCGAACGCTTCTCatcaggttggcgttgggggctTCGTGATCAACGACCAAATGGAGGTACGTCTCGCGCGCACCCTGCTAACTGTTCTGACGGAAACATATTACTGTTCATGTGCCTGATTGCGTTTCCCCTACAATTGGATATAGGTCCTAGTGGTGCAAGAGAAGTATCACAGCCTAGGTCTGGATGGTGTGTGGAAAATCCCCACGGGGTTCATTCAGGCGGTAAGATGATCCTGAAGATCGATGATGAATATAATCGATGTGATGCGTGCTGTGTGCTGGTACTGAAGCAATTGTTTTTGTCTTGCAGTCTGAAGAGATTTATACGGGAGCTAtcagggaggtcaaggaggaaacTGGGGTAAGAAATCGTGCGCTTGGGTGCCCATTCTCTGCAACT includes these proteins:
- the LOC124675476 gene encoding nudix hydrolase 8-like, whose product is MESCSLVDSAAATLCSSTARGRRRGSAGSCATRFLNSSSSSKEHGVSASYSIGKMLSGVRSAARRKLFRSEHEWLGGSWSEFTSGDAGSSHWWTTLENNFVLEASEDQYGGVLVDADRLPSDQAAFARSLAASLSYWKSVGKKGVWLKLPVDRSEFVPIAVKEGFKYHHAEEAYLMLTYWIPEEPSLLPANASHQVGVGGFVINDQMEVLVVQEKYHSLGLDGVWKIPTGFIQASEEIYTGAIREVKEETGVDTEFVDVVAFRHAHNVAFQKSDLFFMCMLRPLSNAIKIDETEIQAAKWMPLEELVKQPFIQEDHMFQKIMDICIQRLRKCYCGLTAHNLVSKFDGRASTLYYNVDEPEDVNCDAA